The following are encoded together in the Actinoplanes sp. N902-109 genome:
- a CDS encoding Fpg/Nei family DNA glycosylase, which produces MPEGHTIHRLAARHRELFAGQVVAVDSPQGRFTDGARMLDGRRMADTEAYGKHLLHHFDGELSLHIHLGLYGKFADGPLPEPGPVGQLRMRMMSSRHWLELRGPTACQVFTPPEVAALRARLGQDPLRDDSDPLRAYEKVRGSSKALFALLLDQAVVAGCGLIYANEVLFRAGLAPTTPGRTVSAACWQELWDDLQALMKEGVARGRIDTVHTTHTPEAMQRAPRVDRHGGEVYVYRRPGQACLVCGTPVARGPMAGRNLYWCPVCQPESRAPQVTAPRAPKKPVSSAKGPERAPKRR; this is translated from the coding sequence GTGCCAGAGGGACACACTATTCATCGGTTGGCGGCTCGTCATCGGGAGCTGTTCGCCGGTCAGGTTGTTGCCGTGGACAGCCCGCAGGGGCGGTTCACCGATGGGGCCAGGATGCTGGACGGGCGGCGGATGGCCGACACCGAGGCGTACGGGAAGCATCTGCTCCACCATTTCGACGGCGAGCTGAGCCTGCACATCCACCTCGGGTTGTACGGCAAGTTCGCCGACGGGCCCTTGCCGGAGCCGGGGCCGGTCGGGCAGCTGCGGATGCGGATGATGAGTTCGCGTCACTGGCTGGAGCTCCGGGGGCCGACCGCTTGCCAGGTGTTCACGCCGCCCGAGGTCGCTGCTCTGCGGGCTCGGCTCGGGCAGGATCCGCTTCGCGACGACAGTGATCCACTGCGGGCGTACGAGAAGGTCCGGGGTAGCTCGAAGGCTCTTTTCGCGCTGCTGCTGGACCAGGCGGTGGTGGCCGGGTGCGGGCTGATCTACGCGAACGAGGTGCTGTTCCGCGCTGGGCTGGCGCCGACGACGCCGGGACGGACGGTCAGTGCGGCGTGCTGGCAGGAGCTGTGGGACGACCTGCAGGCGCTGATGAAGGAGGGCGTCGCGCGCGGGCGGATCGACACCGTGCACACGACGCATACGCCCGAGGCCATGCAGAGGGCGCCGCGGGTTGATCGGCACGGCGGTGAGGTGTACGTGTACCGGCGGCCCGGGCAGGCTTGCCTGGTGTGCGGGACGCCGGTTGCGCGGGGGCCGATGGCGGGGCGGAACCTGTACTGGTGCCCGGTTTGCCAGCCGGAGTCACGCGCGCCGCAGGTCACGGCCCCACGAGCGCCGAAGAAGCCGGTGTCATCCGCGAAGGGTCCCGAGCGCGCGCCGAAGCGCAGGTGA
- a CDS encoding glutamate--cysteine ligase, whose translation MRRMATSETAAGPTTISDEMQDEADAKGLLTLGVEEEYLLVDAVEPRAVEAVEEVFDHLGDDVRESVQHELMRSQIETASPPQLDLNALHDSMRRLRAGIAAAAEAAGVRLVAAGAAPASGPNVRFVDNPRYHRMRERFGDLSPGAGLCGMHVHVSVPDPETGVQILNHLRPWLPIFQAATTNSPLFGGHDTGYSSWRSVMWERWPTVGPAPYLKSFQDYETLVSDLIASGAMLDDGMLYWYARLSANYPTIELRMGDVCPSLDDALLLAALARALVATLLGDVREGKPAPDVPHPLLMAAHWRAAHDGLEGLNIDMATREPRPAWRLMRQLFDYVRPELDRHGDLEMATVLMGRLRSHGTGAARQRAILSQQGSVSDVVDWLARTTAGR comes from the coding sequence ATGCGGCGCATGGCCACCTCGGAGACTGCGGCAGGACCCACCACGATCTCTGACGAGATGCAGGACGAGGCCGACGCCAAGGGGTTGTTGACCCTCGGCGTCGAAGAGGAATACCTGCTCGTCGATGCCGTCGAGCCGCGGGCCGTGGAGGCTGTCGAGGAGGTGTTCGACCACCTCGGCGACGACGTCCGCGAGTCGGTGCAGCACGAGCTGATGCGCAGCCAGATCGAGACCGCCAGCCCGCCGCAGCTCGACCTCAACGCGCTGCACGACTCGATGCGCCGGTTGCGTGCCGGGATCGCCGCCGCGGCCGAGGCCGCCGGGGTCCGGCTCGTCGCCGCCGGCGCCGCCCCCGCGAGCGGGCCCAACGTGCGGTTCGTCGACAACCCGCGCTACCACCGGATGCGCGAGCGCTTCGGCGACCTGTCCCCCGGCGCCGGCCTGTGCGGGATGCACGTGCACGTCAGCGTGCCCGATCCGGAGACCGGCGTGCAGATCCTCAACCACCTGCGCCCGTGGTTGCCCATCTTCCAGGCCGCGACGACCAACTCGCCGCTGTTCGGCGGGCACGACACCGGCTACTCGAGCTGGCGCTCGGTGATGTGGGAACGCTGGCCCACCGTGGGCCCGGCGCCCTACCTGAAGTCCTTCCAGGACTACGAGACCCTGGTCAGCGATCTCATCGCCAGCGGCGCCATGCTCGACGACGGCATGCTCTACTGGTACGCCCGGTTGTCGGCGAACTACCCCACGATCGAGCTGCGCATGGGCGACGTCTGCCCGTCCCTCGATGACGCCCTGCTGCTCGCTGCCCTGGCGCGCGCTCTGGTGGCGACGCTGCTGGGTGACGTACGGGAGGGAAAGCCGGCGCCCGACGTGCCGCACCCGCTGCTCATGGCCGCCCACTGGCGGGCCGCGCACGACGGCCTGGAGGGGCTCAACATCGACATGGCCACCCGCGAGCCCCGACCGGCGTGGCGGCTCATGCGGCAGCTGTTCGACTACGTCCGCCCCGAGCTCGACCGGCACGGCGACCTGGAGATGGCCACCGTGCTGATGGGCCGGCTGCGCTCGCACGGCACCGGTGCCGCCCGGCAGCGCGCGATCCTCTCCCAGCAGGGATCGGTTTCGGACGTGGTGGACTGGCTGGCCCGGACCACCGCGGGCCGATGA
- a CDS encoding FAD-dependent oxidoreductase translates to MRLVVVGADAAGMSAASQARRRKKPDQLRIVAFERGHFTSYSACGIPYWIGGAVPDRDALIARTPAEFAEAGIEVRLRHEVVGIDLDRGEVVARDLDGGGELREGFDELVYAAGAVPVTPDWARVDAGGVFGVQTLDDGAAIHRWLDSEECRKAVVIGGGYVGVEMAEAMVRRGLDVTLLEKSSQPMSTVDPDMGERVRAAICGLGIEVRTGTHVEGLETADGRIRAVVTPDGVFPADIVVLGLGVRPNTQLAVDSGIPVGVTGGLRTDLRMRVVGAPGVWAAGDCVQSVHRISGQPLHAPLGTHANKQGRVAGINIGGGYATFPGVIGTAVTKVCELEVARTGLTEKEAARAGFAFVTATVESTSRAGYYPGASPMVIKMIAERRTGILLGAQIVGREEAAKRIDSLAIAVWNRMTVEEMTALDLSYAPPFSPVWDPVLIAARKAADAVQASQQQ, encoded by the coding sequence ATGAGACTCGTCGTGGTGGGCGCCGACGCGGCGGGCATGTCCGCCGCGTCCCAGGCGCGCCGCCGCAAGAAGCCGGACCAGCTGCGGATCGTGGCGTTCGAGCGCGGCCACTTCACGTCGTACTCGGCCTGCGGTATCCCGTACTGGATCGGTGGTGCGGTGCCGGACCGGGACGCGCTGATCGCGCGCACCCCGGCCGAGTTCGCCGAGGCGGGCATCGAGGTGCGGCTGCGCCACGAGGTGGTCGGCATCGACCTGGACCGCGGCGAGGTGGTCGCCCGGGATCTGGACGGCGGCGGTGAGCTGCGCGAGGGCTTCGACGAGCTGGTGTACGCCGCGGGCGCGGTGCCGGTGACGCCGGACTGGGCGCGGGTGGATGCGGGTGGCGTGTTCGGGGTGCAGACCCTGGACGACGGTGCGGCCATCCACCGCTGGCTCGACTCCGAGGAGTGCCGCAAAGCGGTCGTGATCGGCGGCGGCTACGTCGGCGTGGAGATGGCCGAGGCCATGGTTCGGCGCGGGCTGGACGTCACCCTGCTGGAGAAGTCGTCCCAGCCGATGTCCACCGTCGACCCGGACATGGGCGAACGGGTCCGCGCCGCGATCTGCGGGCTCGGCATCGAGGTGCGCACCGGGACCCACGTGGAGGGGCTGGAGACCGCGGACGGCCGGATCCGCGCCGTGGTCACCCCGGACGGGGTGTTCCCGGCCGACATCGTGGTGCTGGGCCTGGGCGTACGACCCAACACGCAGCTCGCCGTCGACTCCGGCATCCCGGTCGGGGTGACCGGCGGGCTGCGCACCGACCTGCGGATGCGGGTGGTCGGCGCGCCGGGCGTGTGGGCCGCCGGCGACTGCGTGCAGAGCGTGCACCGGATCAGTGGCCAGCCGCTGCACGCCCCGCTCGGCACCCACGCCAACAAGCAGGGCCGGGTGGCCGGCATCAACATCGGCGGCGGCTACGCGACCTTCCCCGGGGTGATCGGCACCGCCGTGACCAAGGTGTGCGAACTCGAGGTGGCGCGCACCGGCCTCACCGAGAAGGAGGCCGCCCGCGCCGGCTTCGCGTTCGTGACGGCCACGGTGGAGTCGACCAGCCGCGCGGGCTACTACCCCGGAGCCAGCCCGATGGTCATCAAGATGATCGCCGAGCGGCGCACCGGCATACTGCTCGGGGCTCAGATCGTCGGCCGGGAGGAGGCCGCCAAACGGATCGACTCGCTGGCGATCGCGGTCTGGAACAGGATGACGGTCGAGGAGATGACGGCGCTCGACCTCAGCTACGCCCCGCCGTTCTCCCCGGTCTGGGACCCGGTGCTGATCGCGGCCAGGAAAGCGGCAGACGCAGTGCAGGCCTCCCAGCAGCAATGA
- a CDS encoding carbohydrate-binding protein, with protein MRRTVLAVASAAALTVSAALAVSANASLPDPPSGWTQVWADDFTGSSGSLPSSANWIIDTGTSYPGGPANWGTGEIQSYTNSSSNIAQDGSGNLRITPVRSSSGQWTSARIESQRSDFKPASGGVLRIEGRIQMPNVTGAEAAGYWPAFWALGQPYRGNYQNWPGVGELDIMENVNGINAVWGTLHCGVNPGGPCNETNGLGTNRACPGSSCQSAFHTYAFEWDRSVSPNQLRWYVDGTQFFSVTQTQVGEPYWTTMTSHNGYFLLLDVAIGGGFPNGVAGSSTPTSATVSGRSMLVDYVAVYSKAGSGGGGGGSTTPPPSGGSRDAYSTIEAESYDAASAVIKETSSEGGQNVGAIGNGDWLQFNNVDFGTGGVRDFLARVASGAAGGVSGLVEVRIDSRGNAPIGSFALASTGGWQSWRSVPGNVTSVTGKHTVYLTFTSGQSADFVNVNWIQFRK; from the coding sequence ATGAGAAGAACAGTCCTCGCCGTAGCCTCCGCCGCCGCTCTCACCGTTTCCGCGGCACTCGCCGTGTCCGCCAACGCCTCGCTGCCCGACCCGCCGTCCGGCTGGACCCAGGTCTGGGCCGACGACTTCACCGGTTCCTCAGGCAGCCTGCCCAGCTCGGCCAACTGGATCATCGACACCGGGACGAGCTATCCCGGCGGCCCCGCCAACTGGGGCACCGGTGAGATCCAGTCCTACACGAACAGCAGCTCGAACATCGCCCAGGACGGCTCGGGCAACCTGCGCATCACGCCGGTCCGCAGCAGCTCCGGCCAGTGGACCTCGGCCCGCATCGAGAGCCAGCGCAGCGACTTCAAGCCGGCCTCGGGCGGTGTGCTGCGCATCGAGGGCCGCATCCAGATGCCCAACGTGACCGGTGCCGAGGCGGCCGGCTACTGGCCCGCGTTCTGGGCGCTCGGGCAGCCGTACCGCGGCAACTACCAGAACTGGCCGGGCGTCGGCGAGCTGGACATCATGGAGAACGTCAACGGGATCAACGCGGTCTGGGGCACGCTGCACTGCGGCGTCAACCCGGGCGGGCCGTGCAACGAGACCAACGGCCTCGGCACCAACCGCGCCTGCCCCGGCTCCAGCTGTCAGTCGGCGTTCCACACCTATGCGTTCGAGTGGGACCGCAGCGTCAGCCCCAACCAGTTGCGCTGGTACGTCGACGGCACCCAGTTCTTCAGTGTCACCCAGACCCAGGTCGGTGAGCCGTACTGGACCACGATGACCAGCCACAACGGCTACTTCCTGCTGCTCGACGTGGCGATCGGCGGCGGCTTCCCGAACGGCGTGGCCGGCTCCTCGACGCCGACCTCGGCCACGGTCTCCGGGCGCTCGATGCTCGTCGACTACGTGGCCGTCTACAGCAAGGCCGGCAGCGGGGGCGGCGGCGGGGGCTCGACCACTCCGCCGCCCAGTGGCGGCAGCCGGGATGCCTACAGCACCATCGAGGCCGAGTCCTACGACGCCGCCTCCGCGGTGATCAAGGAGACGAGCTCCGAGGGCGGCCAGAACGTCGGCGCGATCGGCAACGGCGACTGGCTCCAGTTCAACAACGTCGATTTCGGTACGGGCGGGGTGCGCGACTTCCTGGCCCGGGTGGCCTCCGGCGCAGCCGGCGGGGTCAGCGGTCTTGTCGAGGTGCGCATCGACAGCCGCGGCAACGCGCCGATCGGGTCGTTCGCGTTGGCGAGCACGGGCGGCTGGCAGTCGTGGCGCTCGGTACCGGGCAACGTCACCTCGGTGACCGGCAAGCACACGGTGTACCTGACGTTCACCAGCGGCCAGTCCGCCGACTTCGTCAATGTCAACTGGATCCAGTTCCGCAAGTAG
- a CDS encoding polysaccharide deacetylase family protein — translation MPPQPPKRTAPRHSASTARRARVSGALTGGTGGFPHLDVLEGETALGRHRRPESLADPTVLRPAPTGRVAGGRRTTLDLSPRARTTSRSRPAARGGRHHTPAEPRPVTVSPLVSALYNGGRPPVIGSHRAPGTLPIESWLLIGRGRQQALLAALVAVGLMLIVFPMQRRDSDARVDTVAAADRSVVQPPTSKAPADTTPAKPGRPAEETGTAPAAPTPTTSAPAHSSAAPKPSAEPTGAVADILVPAGSGPGQSLRSTGTDTVALTFDDGPDPAQTPKILALLDKYDVKATFCLVGEQVKKHPEIVRDIVAAGHTLCNHTWNHSLTIGKDKPADIQKDLQRTNDAIHAAAPGAPIPFFRAPGGNFSKTLVQTAYTDGMTSLYWMVDPSDWDHPEAETDDQHITRVVKNIQDNAKPGAIILSHDFGQPDTILAYETLIPWLQHRFTLGLPSIPPAPAPSTPPAPGGAPSAAPSPAPSSAAP, via the coding sequence ATGCCGCCGCAACCCCCCAAACGTACGGCGCCACGCCATTCGGCTTCGACGGCACGACGCGCCCGTGTCAGCGGCGCCCTCACCGGTGGCACCGGAGGCTTCCCGCACCTCGACGTCCTCGAAGGAGAGACGGCCCTGGGCCGGCACCGCCGCCCCGAGTCGCTCGCCGACCCCACCGTGCTGCGCCCGGCACCCACCGGGCGCGTCGCCGGTGGCCGCCGGACCACCCTCGACCTGTCACCCCGGGCCCGCACCACCAGCCGGTCCCGGCCCGCGGCCCGCGGCGGACGCCACCACACCCCCGCCGAACCACGGCCCGTCACGGTCAGCCCGCTGGTGTCCGCGCTCTATAACGGCGGCCGGCCCCCGGTGATCGGCTCGCACCGCGCGCCCGGCACGCTGCCCATCGAGTCCTGGCTGCTCATCGGCCGGGGCCGGCAGCAGGCGCTGCTGGCTGCCCTGGTCGCCGTCGGCCTGATGCTCATCGTGTTCCCGATGCAGCGCCGCGACTCGGACGCCAGGGTGGACACAGTCGCCGCGGCAGACCGCTCGGTGGTGCAGCCGCCCACGTCGAAGGCGCCGGCGGACACCACCCCGGCCAAGCCCGGCCGCCCCGCCGAGGAAACCGGGACCGCCCCGGCGGCACCCACGCCCACAACGTCGGCCCCGGCTCATTCGTCGGCTGCGCCCAAACCCTCCGCCGAACCCACCGGCGCCGTCGCGGACATCCTGGTCCCGGCCGGCAGCGGCCCCGGCCAGTCGCTGCGCAGCACCGGCACCGACACCGTGGCGCTGACCTTCGACGACGGCCCCGACCCGGCCCAGACCCCCAAGATCCTCGCCCTGCTCGACAAGTACGACGTCAAGGCCACCTTCTGCCTGGTCGGCGAGCAGGTCAAGAAGCACCCCGAGATCGTCCGCGACATCGTGGCGGCGGGTCACACGCTGTGCAACCACACCTGGAACCACAGCCTGACCATCGGCAAGGACAAGCCGGCCGACATCCAGAAGGACCTGCAGCGCACCAACGACGCCATCCACGCGGCGGCACCCGGTGCGCCCATCCCGTTCTTCCGGGCCCCCGGCGGCAACTTCAGCAAAACCCTGGTGCAGACGGCCTACACCGACGGCATGACCTCGCTCTACTGGATGGTCGACCCGTCCGACTGGGACCACCCCGAGGCCGAGACCGACGACCAGCACATCACCCGGGTCGTCAAGAACATCCAGGACAACGCCAAGCCGGGCGCCATCATCCTGTCCCACGACTTCGGCCAGCCCGACACCATCCTGGCCTACGAGACCCTGATCCCCTGGCTGCAGCACCGCTTCACGCTGGGCCTGCCCTCGATCCCGCCGGCGCCGGCCCCGTCCACCCCACCGGCTCCGGGCGGTGCACCGTCGGCCGCCCCATCGCCGGCACCGTCCTCGGCAGCACCGTAA